In Haematobia irritans isolate KBUSLIRL chromosome 1, ASM5000362v1, whole genome shotgun sequence, a genomic segment contains:
- the LOC142238710 gene encoding uncharacterized protein LOC142238710: protein MVADELANDATTNNVVKERPVFIPPRKRQANKKSNGTQNYVDHIANVQNRKLSPSNNGLEEDLLNTKLLIKNKQPLPQIPVKNADADVKSAQSAQSVDNIYVDDNELNNFESVSQGTKSTQRHESSTVTPSSYSESSLDVKLSKSHDCLSNRSSSKKRVNIRTDLPQLRSARNSPDQATNYEDLESGETSVLNTYDHSLERYQTARKSMDSTNYLTMTGTIKRGRKKGQSFDLQLNISRDELEKINAVAMGSVQQKKENLCCKCSLNTGLHIFLLSLFCLPFVSMISGIYSFYIGTITWYNVFNYMHEEKSIIVRLLMSPILVAAYPIYIVGCSFGLALYSGFVQISFQFQNWANEIADVEKGFYGWLCSFLHLSDCSPYEVVILTDIREEPVIQAPRLEIQTSNEELTL from the exons ATGGTTGCCGACGAATTGGCCAACGATGCCACCACAAATAATGTGGTTAAGGAACGCCCAGTTTTTATACCGCCACGTAAACGTCAAGCAAACAAAAAGTCAAATGGCACACAAAATTATGTGGAtcatatagccaatgtacag AATCGAAAACTCTCCCCCTCAAATAATGGCCTCGAGGAGGATTTGCTCAacacaaaattattaataaaaaataaacaaccaCTGCCACAGATACCAGTCAAAAATGCTGATGCCGATGTGAAATCGGCCCAATCTGCACAATCGGTAGACAATATCTATGTCGATGATAATGAGCTCAACAATTTCGAGAGTGTTTCACAGGGAACAAAGTCCACACAACGTCACGAATCGTCCACAGTAACTCCTTCAAGCTATTCGGAGAGTAGTTTAGATGTGAAATTAAGTAAGTCCCATGATTGCTTAAGTAATCGTTCATCATCCAAGAAGAGGGTAAACATACGCACCGATTTACCTCAACTACGCAGTGCTCGTAATTCTCCCGATCAGGCTACAAATTATGAGGATTTGGAATCGGGTGAGACAAGTGTTTTGAATACTTACGATCATTCACTGGAAAGATATCAGACGGCTCGAAAATCCATGGATAGCACAAATTATCTAACAATGACTGGGACCATTAAACGAGGTCGCAAAAAGGGTCAAAGTTTTGATTTGCAATTGAATATAAGCCGTGATGAATTGGAGAAAATCAATGCCGTTGCCATGGGTAGTGTACAGCAGAAGAAGGAGAATTTATGCTGTAAATGTTCATTGAATACAGGATTACATATTTTCCTCTTGTCTCTATTCTGTTTACCTTTTGTATCAATGATATCGGGAATATATAGTTTCTATATTGGTACCATTACCTGGTACAATGTCTTCAATTATATGCATGAAGAGAAATCGATTATAGTACGTCTGCTAATGTCTCCCATATTGGTGGCCGCCTATCCGATTTACATAGTCGGTTGTAGTTTTGGTCTGGCCTTGTATTCGGGTTTTGTACAGATAAgctttcaatttcaaaattggGCTAATGAAATAGCCGATGTGGAGAAGGGCTTCTATGGTTGGTTATGCTCATTTTTACATTTATCCGATTGTAGTCCATACGAGGTGGTTATATTAACCGATATTCGTGAAGAACCTGTAATACAAGCTCCACGTTTAGAAATACAAACATCAAATGAAGAATTGACACTTTAA